One Sphingomonas limnosediminicola DNA segment encodes these proteins:
- a CDS encoding GAF domain-containing protein: MAFALQLKQLLSFREKLMPSEFAKGEPLESVLERYLLVVESTAESDTLTSILLLDGTILHHGAGPKLPQAYREAIDGLSIGPVAGSCGTAAFHGHPVYVSDIANDPLWADYRHLALDHGLRACWSTPIRNEQGTLLGTFAVYHQSPRSPTEEELRAIRDITEHVSRAIMWYRGERYAIHPSEVKEAEKPRTALRLVTNTGADGTE, encoded by the coding sequence ATGGCATTTGCACTGCAACTGAAACAGCTGCTCAGCTTCCGCGAGAAGCTGATGCCGTCGGAATTCGCCAAGGGCGAGCCGCTCGAATCCGTCCTCGAACGCTATCTCCTCGTCGTAGAATCCACCGCGGAATCCGACACGCTAACGTCGATCCTGCTGCTCGATGGCACCATCCTCCACCACGGCGCCGGGCCGAAGCTGCCGCAGGCCTATCGTGAGGCGATCGACGGGTTGTCGATTGGCCCCGTCGCCGGCTCCTGCGGAACGGCCGCCTTCCACGGCCATCCGGTCTATGTATCCGACATCGCCAACGATCCGCTGTGGGCCGACTATCGGCATTTGGCGCTGGACCATGGCCTGCGGGCCTGCTGGTCGACACCCATCCGCAACGAGCAAGGCACGCTGCTCGGGACGTTCGCCGTCTATCACCAGAGCCCGCGAAGCCCGACGGAAGAAGAATTGCGCGCGATCCGCGACATTACCGAACACGTGTCGCGAGCGATCATGTGGTACCGGGGTGAGCGTTACGCGATCCACCCGTCGGAAGTTAAGGAGGCGGAAAAACCAAGGACGGCGCTGAGGCTCGTCACGAACACGGGCGCCGACGGAACCGAATAG
- a CDS encoding PilZ domain-containing protein → MSFGKKTADICRRSDNREQVALAGSAMALTRSRSIIISDLSSEGAGLDGRDLPLPGHEVLVVIGTRDAFAKVVWRRDDKCGVHFEESLAPEHIEQMKQEAAWTNVAGWWR, encoded by the coding sequence ATGTCCTTTGGCAAGAAGACTGCCGACATCTGCCGCCGCTCCGACAACCGCGAGCAAGTTGCCTTGGCTGGCTCCGCCATGGCGCTGACGCGGTCGCGGTCGATCATCATTTCCGACTTGTCGAGCGAAGGTGCCGGTCTCGACGGGCGGGACTTACCGTTGCCAGGCCATGAGGTTCTCGTCGTCATTGGCACCCGCGACGCCTTCGCAAAGGTGGTCTGGCGGCGGGATGACAAGTGCGGCGTCCATTTCGAAGAGTCGCTTGCACCGGAACATATCGAGCAGATGAAGCAGGAAGCCGCGTGGACCAACGTCGCAGGTTGGTGGCGCTAG
- the parE gene encoding DNA topoisomerase IV subunit B, translating into MSDLFSSSSGSPAPDNYDASAIEVLEGLEPVRRRPGMYIGGTDDRAFHHLAAEVIDNSMDEAVAGHASRIEITLDKGNRLTVFDNGRGIPVDPHPKYPGKSALEVIMTTLHSGGKFEGKAYSTSGGLHGVGVSVVNALSTETIIEVARDKTLYRQTFSKGLATSPLETVGAAPNRRGTTVIFTPDPEIFGADASFSPERLYKLARSKAYLFAGVEIRWRCDPSLASEKVPEQAAFHFPGGLADNLADQLGDRPAVTNQPFTGRQDFPLDASGAPQGSAEWAVAWPLYSDGSESYYCNTIPTPDGGTHEAGLRAALTKGIRAFGELVGNKRAKDIQADDVFNGIELMLSVFIRNPHFQSQTKDRLTSLEAARFVEAAVRDHFDHFLADNMDRGRALLGSIVERMEERLKRRAEREVQRKTATSARKLRLPGKLTDCASDDPEGTELFIVEGDSAGGSAKQARDRKTQAILPIRGKILNVASATADKIRANSEIADLNLALGCGSRDKFNEDALRYERIVIMTDADVDGAHIATLLMTFFFQEMPELVRRGHLFLAQPPLYRLTAGAKTLYARDDAHRAELEATEFKGKKVEVSRFKGLGEMNPNQLKETTMDPKTRSMLRVTLPAAYEDRQPVKDLVERLMGKDPAHRFEFIQRSASAVDEEAIDA; encoded by the coding sequence ATGTCCGACCTTTTTTCGTCATCATCCGGTTCGCCCGCGCCCGACAATTACGACGCATCAGCGATCGAGGTCCTTGAGGGTTTGGAGCCCGTCCGCCGCCGTCCCGGCATGTACATCGGCGGGACCGACGACCGCGCCTTCCATCACCTCGCCGCCGAGGTCATCGACAATTCGATGGACGAGGCAGTCGCCGGCCATGCCAGCCGCATCGAGATCACGCTCGACAAGGGCAACCGCCTTACCGTCTTCGACAATGGCCGCGGCATCCCCGTCGACCCACACCCCAAATACCCCGGCAAGTCCGCGCTCGAGGTCATCATGACCACGCTCCACTCGGGCGGTAAATTCGAAGGCAAGGCGTACAGCACGTCGGGCGGCCTCCACGGCGTCGGCGTCAGCGTCGTCAACGCCCTCTCGACCGAGACGATTATCGAGGTCGCGCGCGACAAGACGCTCTACCGCCAGACCTTCTCAAAAGGCCTCGCCACCTCGCCGCTAGAAACGGTTGGCGCTGCCCCGAACCGCCGCGGCACGACCGTCATCTTCACACCCGACCCCGAGATATTCGGCGCCGACGCCAGCTTCAGCCCGGAGCGGCTCTACAAGCTCGCCCGATCCAAGGCCTATTTGTTCGCGGGCGTCGAAATCCGCTGGCGCTGCGACCCCAGCCTCGCGTCGGAAAAGGTGCCGGAGCAGGCCGCCTTCCACTTCCCCGGCGGCCTCGCCGACAACCTCGCCGACCAGCTCGGCGACCGTCCCGCCGTCACCAACCAGCCGTTCACCGGCCGCCAGGACTTCCCCCTCGACGCAAGCGGCGCGCCCCAGGGTTCCGCCGAATGGGCCGTAGCCTGGCCGCTCTATTCGGACGGCAGCGAAAGCTATTACTGCAACACCATCCCGACCCCCGACGGCGGCACCCACGAAGCTGGCCTGCGTGCCGCGCTCACCAAGGGCATCCGCGCGTTCGGCGAGCTGGTCGGCAACAAGCGCGCCAAGGACATCCAGGCCGACGACGTCTTCAACGGCATCGAGCTGATGCTCAGCGTTTTCATCCGCAACCCGCATTTCCAGAGCCAGACCAAGGACCGCCTCACCAGCCTCGAAGCCGCGCGTTTCGTCGAGGCCGCCGTCCGCGACCATTTCGACCATTTCCTCGCCGACAACATGGACCGCGGCCGCGCCCTCCTCGGCTCGATCGTCGAGCGCATGGAAGAGCGCCTCAAGCGCCGCGCCGAGCGCGAGGTGCAGAGGAAGACCGCGACCTCGGCCCGCAAGCTCCGCCTCCCTGGCAAGCTCACCGACTGCGCGTCCGACGATCCCGAAGGCACCGAGCTGTTTATCGTCGAAGGCGACAGCGCCGGCGGCTCCGCCAAGCAGGCGCGCGACCGCAAGACGCAGGCGATCCTCCCTATCCGCGGCAAGATCCTCAACGTCGCCAGCGCCACTGCCGACAAGATCCGCGCCAACAGCGAGATCGCCGACCTCAACCTCGCGCTCGGCTGCGGCAGCCGCGACAAGTTCAACGAGGACGCGCTCCGCTACGAACGCATAGTCATCATGACCGACGCCGACGTCGACGGCGCCCACATCGCGACGCTGCTGATGACCTTCTTCTTCCAGGAAATGCCTGAGCTGGTGCGCCGCGGCCACCTCTTCCTCGCCCAGCCGCCGCTCTATCGCCTGACTGCCGGCGCCAAGACCCTCTACGCCCGCGACGACGCCCACCGCGCTGAGCTCGAAGCGACCGAGTTCAAGGGCAAGAAGGTCGAGGTAAGCCGCTTCAAGGGCCTCGGCGAGATGAACCCGAACCAGCTCAAGGAAACCACCATGGACCCGAAGACCCGGTCCATGCTCCGTGTCACCCTCCCGGCCGCCTACGAAGACCGCCAGCCGGTCAAGGACTTGGTCGAGCGCCTGATGGGCAAAGATCCCGCGCACCGGTTCGAGTTCATCCAGCGCAGCGCGTCGGCGGTCGATGAAGAAGCGATCGACGCGTAA
- a CDS encoding MFS transporter, producing the protein MQSQLSLTGDHHPIPRSSLAVAAFSTVVEWYDFTLYLYFATVLSRVFYGGGAQSLLITLGGFAIAYLMRPLGAVFFGHIGDRLGRRHMLLISVALMTAAMLATALLPTRAQIGPAAGWLLLLLRCVMGFSVGGEYTGVVAYLLEGAHPECRGLIASLASAASEVGGLLAVGVSALTVSLMDEPDLASWGWRIPFLFGAALAGSVWIARSTMHESPEFKRQQSEGTVPNEPLGHALRHHRGGIARAFSISALGSITYYVGITYVPAFLTSAGALTEGVALWLSTAAAVVVILVTPFVGILSDRVGRRPVLLALCAGSAILPITLFHLMVSGSHAQALLGACTLAAVAGAVSAVGAVATAEQFPGEGRVTGLALGATMATAIFGGLTPYVAQLLIERTHWNLAPGAMIAVVAVCVLPVFLAMRETAPNARRSRLASS; encoded by the coding sequence ATGCAATCGCAGCTCTCACTGACGGGGGACCATCATCCGATCCCGCGAAGTTCGCTTGCGGTCGCGGCATTTTCGACGGTCGTCGAGTGGTATGATTTTACGCTCTACCTCTACTTCGCGACGGTTCTTTCCAGAGTATTCTACGGCGGCGGCGCACAATCGCTCCTGATCACGCTTGGCGGATTTGCCATCGCTTATCTGATGCGGCCGTTGGGTGCGGTCTTCTTCGGGCATATCGGCGACCGGCTTGGGCGGCGGCACATGCTGCTCATCTCCGTCGCGCTGATGACGGCGGCGATGCTGGCCACGGCACTACTCCCTACACGCGCCCAGATTGGGCCGGCGGCAGGATGGCTGCTTCTTCTTCTCCGCTGCGTGATGGGGTTTTCGGTCGGCGGCGAATATACCGGCGTGGTCGCGTACCTGCTGGAGGGCGCACATCCCGAGTGTCGCGGCCTGATCGCCTCGCTGGCTTCGGCGGCAAGCGAGGTTGGCGGACTTCTAGCCGTCGGCGTTTCCGCACTGACAGTCAGCCTGATGGATGAGCCCGATCTTGCAAGTTGGGGCTGGCGCATTCCGTTCCTGTTCGGCGCAGCATTGGCCGGATCAGTATGGATCGCACGATCGACGATGCACGAATCGCCCGAGTTCAAGCGGCAGCAGTCCGAAGGGACTGTACCCAATGAACCGCTGGGGCACGCCTTGCGCCATCATCGGGGCGGAATCGCGCGCGCCTTCTCGATCTCGGCGCTCGGATCGATCACTTATTATGTGGGGATCACTTACGTCCCAGCGTTCCTGACGTCGGCCGGCGCGCTCACCGAGGGTGTGGCGCTTTGGCTTTCGACCGCCGCGGCCGTGGTCGTCATCCTCGTCACACCCTTCGTCGGGATCTTGTCGGACAGGGTCGGGCGCCGCCCTGTCCTCCTCGCGCTATGCGCCGGCAGCGCGATCCTGCCGATCACGCTCTTTCATCTGATGGTCAGTGGATCGCATGCTCAGGCACTGCTTGGCGCGTGTACTCTTGCGGCCGTCGCGGGTGCGGTCAGCGCGGTCGGAGCCGTCGCGACAGCCGAGCAATTCCCCGGTGAGGGACGGGTCACCGGGCTCGCGTTAGGCGCGACGATGGCCACTGCGATCTTCGGCGGTTTGACGCCCTATGTCGCGCAACTGCTGATCGAACGGACCCACTGGAACCTGGCACCTGGCGCGATGATCGCTGTGGTTGCGGTCTGCGTGCTGCCAGTCTTTTTGGCGATGCGGGAAACCGCGCCTAACGCGCGCCGAAGCCGTTTAGCATCGTCTTGA
- a CDS encoding sensor histidine kinase gives MSDENKLKAGTESSSVDGSPTHADRVRDERSAILIEAVEKLAGAGVINDIVATLRATARRLIGADGVAVILREDEQCWYVEEDGMGPLWKGQKFPLASCISGWAMLHRESVIIEDIRSDDRIPQALYRDTFVRGLLMVPVRSDDPIGAIGAYWSDPYRATTQQVETLERLARATATAMENVRLVAALSKALSDAELARDELRHRVKNAYTAAQALASLTLPLEHHRALNARIAALARAHELLDEQLAHQEFITISQLVSAELEPYATSESARLKLSGDPIELESAQAVALGLAINELATNALKYGALSKPNGRLEVEWSVKESHVVLSWREVDGPQVRAAAIENFGSRLLRRLVEGQLRGTLQRELSGAGVTCTLEFPLGVSRSKARAST, from the coding sequence ATGTCTGACGAAAACAAACTTAAAGCAGGCACCGAATCCTCGTCCGTAGACGGGTCGCCGACCCATGCCGATCGAGTGCGCGACGAACGCTCCGCCATCCTGATCGAGGCCGTCGAAAAGCTCGCCGGCGCCGGGGTCATCAATGACATCGTTGCCACACTTCGGGCGACGGCCCGGCGCCTGATCGGTGCGGACGGCGTTGCCGTCATCCTCCGGGAGGACGAGCAATGCTGGTACGTGGAAGAAGACGGCATGGGCCCGCTGTGGAAGGGCCAGAAATTCCCATTGGCGTCCTGCATCAGCGGCTGGGCGATGCTCCACCGCGAAAGCGTCATCATCGAAGATATCCGCTCCGATGACCGCATTCCGCAGGCGCTGTACCGCGACACGTTCGTTCGCGGCCTGCTGATGGTCCCGGTCCGGTCCGACGACCCGATCGGCGCCATCGGAGCTTATTGGAGCGATCCTTACCGGGCGACCACACAGCAGGTCGAGACGCTCGAACGATTGGCGCGGGCAACCGCGACGGCAATGGAAAATGTAAGGTTGGTGGCGGCCTTGTCCAAGGCTCTGTCTGACGCCGAGCTGGCGCGCGACGAGCTTCGGCACCGCGTGAAAAATGCCTATACCGCCGCGCAGGCGCTCGCGAGCCTGACGCTACCCCTCGAACATCACCGCGCGCTGAATGCTCGCATTGCCGCGCTGGCGAGAGCGCACGAGCTTCTCGACGAGCAATTGGCCCATCAGGAGTTCATCACGATCAGCCAGCTGGTGTCGGCCGAGCTCGAGCCATATGCGACGAGCGAATCCGCCCGGCTAAAGCTGAGCGGCGATCCGATCGAGCTCGAAAGCGCGCAAGCGGTCGCGCTCGGACTGGCGATCAACGAGCTGGCGACGAACGCGCTCAAATATGGCGCCCTGTCGAAGCCGAACGGCCGGCTGGAAGTCGAATGGTCGGTGAAGGAAAGTCATGTCGTGCTGTCCTGGCGCGAGGTCGATGGCCCTCAGGTCCGGGCAGCAGCCATCGAGAACTTCGGATCGCGACTTCTCAGGCGTCTCGTCGAAGGTCAGCTCAGGGGAACGTTGCAGCGCGAACTGAGCGGCGCGGGCGTCACATGCACGCTGGAATTCCCGTTGGGCGTAAGCCGCTCGAAGGCTCGGGCCTCGACGTGA
- the rimO gene encoding 30S ribosomal protein S12 methylthiotransferase RimO: MNVTTLPKPPRVGLVSLGCPKNLVDSERIMTKLRAEGYDMSPDYAGADVVLVNTCGFLDSAKEESLEAIGEAIAENGRVVVTGCMGKEAEVIRERFPNVLAITGAHQYEEVVAAVHEAAPPIPSPFIDLVPEAGLKLTPRHYSYLKISEGCNHRCAFCIIPHLRGDLVSRRPDAILREAEKLIAAGTRELLVISQDTSAYGVDIRHKAWPWKGEEVRAHMTDLSRELGKLGAWVRLHYVYPYPHVDNIMPLMAEGLVLPYLDIPFQHASPSVLRAMRRPANDAKVLQRIRSWREQVPDLAIRSSFVVGFPGETDEDVAYLLAWLEEAQLDRVGAFKFEPVEGAPATSMDDQVPEDIKQERFEKVMALSARISAEKLQRKVGSMIDVLIDAVDEETGGATGRSKADAPEIDGEVHLRDAGELKPGDIVSVQVEDADEHDLFGVPA; this comes from the coding sequence ATGAACGTCACAACTCTCCCCAAGCCCCCGCGCGTCGGGCTGGTCTCACTCGGCTGTCCCAAGAACCTCGTGGACAGCGAGCGGATCATGACCAAACTTCGCGCCGAAGGTTACGACATGTCCCCCGATTATGCGGGCGCGGACGTGGTGTTGGTCAACACCTGCGGCTTCCTCGATTCCGCCAAGGAAGAGAGCCTGGAGGCGATTGGTGAAGCCATCGCCGAGAACGGCCGCGTGGTCGTTACCGGCTGCATGGGCAAGGAAGCCGAAGTCATCCGTGAGCGCTTCCCCAACGTGCTCGCGATCACCGGCGCGCATCAATATGAGGAAGTCGTCGCGGCCGTGCACGAGGCGGCGCCGCCCATCCCCTCGCCCTTCATCGACCTGGTGCCCGAAGCCGGCCTCAAACTTACGCCGAGGCACTATAGCTATTTGAAGATCTCGGAGGGCTGCAATCACCGCTGCGCCTTCTGCATCATCCCGCACCTGCGCGGCGACCTGGTCAGCCGCCGTCCCGACGCGATCCTGCGCGAGGCCGAGAAGCTGATCGCTGCCGGAACGCGGGAATTGCTCGTCATTAGCCAGGACACATCGGCTTACGGCGTCGACATCCGCCACAAGGCGTGGCCGTGGAAAGGCGAAGAAGTCCGCGCCCACATGACCGACTTGTCGCGCGAGCTCGGCAAGCTCGGCGCCTGGGTGCGGCTCCACTACGTTTACCCTTATCCGCACGTCGACAACATCATGCCGCTGATGGCGGAGGGCCTCGTCCTCCCCTACCTCGACATTCCGTTCCAGCATGCGAGCCCCAGCGTGCTTCGCGCGATGCGCCGCCCGGCCAACGACGCGAAGGTGCTGCAGCGCATCCGCAGCTGGCGCGAGCAGGTCCCCGACCTCGCCATCCGCTCGTCCTTCGTCGTCGGCTTCCCCGGCGAGACGGATGAGGATGTCGCCTATCTCCTCGCCTGGCTTGAGGAAGCGCAGCTCGACCGCGTCGGCGCGTTCAAGTTCGAGCCGGTCGAAGGTGCGCCCGCGACTTCGATGGACGATCAGGTGCCTGAGGACATCAAGCAAGAGCGCTTCGAGAAGGTGATGGCCCTCTCGGCGCGCATTTCCGCCGAGAAGCTTCAGCGCAAGGTCGGCAGCATGATCGACGTCCTCATCGACGCCGTCGACGAGGAAACGGGCGGCGCAACCGGCAGGTCGAAGGCGGACGCGCCGGAAATCGACGGCGAAGTCCACCTGCGCGATGCCGGCGAGTTAAAGCCCGGCGACATCGTCAGCGTGCAGGTCGAGGATGCGGACGAGCATGACCTGTTCGGCGTGCCCGCCTGA
- a CDS encoding EAL domain-containing protein gives MGSIGRILRSGGGAAQEEPRPESGRAEALIQEFESSEKGWFWETTRDGTLSYISDSVARGLGRETADLIDRSFADLVSSESNDGSATSERTLGFYLSSHVAFQDLIVRAKTKNEIWWSITGRPVHDDFGRFFGFRGFASDLTKMRQSEVELDRLARQDSLTGLPNREVLRRALDDALVSAVRRKHRCSVFLLDLDRFKAVNDTLGHPAGDTLLRLVSLRLRDEVGDMGQVGRLGGDEFEVVLPATSSKPELSKLAQGIIDSLTRPYTINGTVVSIGASVGIVTSDYDDRTSDDLMRDADLALYAAKAAGKGCFRFFEPEMHEAARERQRLESDLRVALEKEQLRVVFQPSVDASSEAVTGFEALVRWDHPEHGPISPVQFIPLAEEIGLINEIGEWVLRTACEEAVKWPSSVNVAVNLSPVQFKAHALPSIVRAVLSDTGLSAKRLELEITEGVFLNNDEHVHEMIGSLKAIGLKLALDDFGTGYSSLSYLQRVPFDKIKIDRSFVQGASDPESRNASLIRAMVGLASDLKMQTTAEGVETQDELTLVRNLGCSLVQGYIFGKPMPAEDALALASEGAIIRPDAHLTPREPRMRIIRAALLHHAGQVKGARLRNISSGGALVECREEMPVGAEIKLDFAAGGLIPGKVVWAKGTQFGVQFSEKFNLKLLQPPKPAPKSPATMKPNYMSGNEA, from the coding sequence GTGGGTAGCATTGGACGAATCTTGAGGTCGGGGGGCGGTGCCGCCCAGGAAGAGCCTCGTCCGGAATCCGGCCGCGCCGAAGCGCTGATCCAGGAGTTCGAGAGCAGCGAAAAGGGCTGGTTCTGGGAAACGACGCGCGACGGCACCCTTTCTTACATCAGTGATAGCGTCGCTCGGGGACTGGGCCGGGAGACGGCCGACCTCATCGATCGCTCTTTCGCCGATCTCGTTTCCTCCGAGTCGAACGATGGAAGTGCCACGTCGGAGCGGACTCTCGGCTTTTACCTGTCCTCGCACGTTGCTTTTCAGGACCTCATCGTTCGCGCCAAGACCAAGAATGAAATCTGGTGGTCCATCACGGGCCGGCCGGTCCATGACGACTTTGGCCGCTTCTTCGGCTTCCGCGGCTTCGCCTCCGACCTGACCAAGATGCGCCAGTCCGAGGTCGAACTCGACCGGCTGGCACGTCAGGATTCGCTGACAGGCCTTCCCAATCGCGAAGTGCTTCGCCGCGCGCTCGATGATGCTTTGGTCAGCGCGGTTCGGCGCAAGCATCGCTGCTCCGTCTTCCTCCTCGACCTCGACCGGTTCAAGGCTGTCAACGATACGCTCGGCCACCCCGCAGGTGACACCTTGCTGCGCCTAGTCTCGCTACGCCTTCGCGATGAAGTCGGCGACATGGGGCAAGTCGGACGTCTCGGCGGCGACGAGTTCGAAGTGGTCCTTCCCGCGACCTCCTCGAAGCCCGAGCTTTCGAAGCTCGCTCAAGGCATCATCGACAGCCTCACGCGCCCCTACACGATCAACGGCACGGTCGTGTCGATCGGCGCTTCGGTCGGCATCGTTACCTCCGATTACGACGACCGGACGTCCGACGACCTGATGCGCGATGCCGACCTTGCGCTTTACGCGGCAAAGGCCGCCGGCAAGGGCTGCTTCCGTTTCTTCGAGCCCGAGATGCACGAGGCGGCGCGTGAGCGGCAGCGGCTGGAATCCGATCTCCGCGTCGCGCTTGAGAAAGAACAACTGCGTGTCGTCTTCCAGCCGAGCGTGGATGCGTCGAGCGAGGCGGTGACGGGCTTCGAGGCGCTGGTCCGCTGGGACCACCCGGAACACGGCCCCATCAGCCCTGTGCAATTCATTCCGCTCGCCGAGGAAATCGGCCTCATTAACGAGATCGGCGAATGGGTCCTCCGGACAGCCTGTGAGGAAGCGGTGAAATGGCCGTCGTCGGTCAACGTCGCGGTCAACCTATCGCCAGTGCAGTTCAAGGCTCACGCGCTGCCGTCGATCGTCCGCGCCGTCCTGAGCGACACCGGGCTTTCCGCCAAGCGCCTCGAGCTCGAGATCACCGAAGGCGTGTTCCTCAACAACGACGAACATGTTCACGAGATGATCGGAAGCTTGAAGGCGATCGGGCTTAAGCTCGCGCTCGACGACTTCGGCACCGGCTATTCCTCGCTGAGCTATTTGCAGCGCGTCCCGTTCGACAAGATTAAGATCGACCGTAGCTTCGTCCAGGGTGCGTCCGATCCTGAAAGCCGGAATGCCTCGTTGATCCGAGCGATGGTCGGCCTTGCGTCGGACCTCAAGATGCAGACCACCGCCGAAGGCGTTGAGACGCAGGACGAGTTGACGCTGGTCCGCAACCTCGGTTGCTCGCTCGTCCAGGGATACATCTTCGGCAAGCCGATGCCGGCCGAGGACGCATTGGCGCTTGCATCCGAGGGCGCAATCATCCGGCCTGACGCGCACCTCACGCCGCGTGAACCCCGCATGCGCATCATCCGCGCCGCGCTGCTTCATCATGCCGGACAAGTGAAAGGCGCGCGCCTTCGCAACATCTCCAGTGGTGGCGCGCTGGTCGAATGCCGCGAGGAGATGCCCGTTGGCGCCGAAATCAAGCTCGACTTCGCTGCCGGCGGCCTGATTCCCGGCAAAGTCGTATGGGCCAAAGGCACGCAGTTCGGCGTGCAGTTTAGCGAGAAGTTCAATCTCAAGCTGCTTCAGCCGCCGAAGCCTGCCCCCAAATCGCCGGCGACAATGAAGCCAAATTACATGTCAGGGAACGAGGCCTAG
- a CDS encoding DUF937 domain-containing protein, which translates to MDIGSLLNQAGGVSAIAQQLGVDESTVERGAGALLPHVADGVQTQGLPSPAEPQAAEEEQGGGLGGMLGDLLSGSIGGGGLIGAGAGTGGILGSLIGGGVGNQILGHIFGSKDTSRDVASQASQESGVDPSTLKKLLPIVAGAVAMYYISHRNQAGGAAAGGDTTGAGGDGLGGILGSLLRTQ; encoded by the coding sequence ATGGACATCGGATCACTGCTCAACCAGGCGGGTGGCGTCAGCGCTATTGCACAGCAACTTGGCGTCGATGAATCCACGGTCGAGCGCGGCGCCGGCGCGCTTCTTCCGCACGTGGCGGATGGCGTCCAGACTCAGGGCCTTCCGAGCCCGGCCGAGCCGCAGGCGGCTGAAGAAGAGCAGGGCGGCGGGCTTGGGGGAATGCTAGGCGACCTGCTGTCCGGAAGCATCGGTGGCGGCGGTTTGATAGGCGCGGGCGCTGGCACCGGCGGAATCCTCGGCAGCCTGATTGGGGGCGGGGTTGGCAACCAGATCCTCGGCCATATCTTCGGGTCGAAGGACACCAGCCGGGACGTCGCTTCGCAAGCATCGCAGGAAAGCGGCGTCGACCCATCGACGCTCAAGAAGCTGCTACCGATCGTCGCCGGTGCCGTGGCCATGTATTACATAAGCCATCGCAATCAGGCCGGCGGCGCGGCGGCCGGCGGGGATACGACCGGTGCTGGCGGCGATGGGCTAGGCGGAATCCTCGGGTCGCTGTTGCGCACGCAATAG
- a CDS encoding UDP-glucose/GDP-mannose dehydrogenase family protein gives MRIAMIGTGYVGLVSGACFADFGHEVCCIDKDAGKIDGLNQGKMPIWEPGLEALVKANAERGRLTFTKDLTEGVKGAEAVFIAVGTPARRGDGHADLTFVFQAVRELAKVIKPGTVVVTKSTVPVGTGDKIEAILREEGVTDVSVASNPEFLREGAAIADFKHPDRIVVGAEDDRAQEVLREIYRPLFLNRAPILFTGRRTAELTKYAANAFLAVKISFINEVADLCEAVDADVQDVARGIGLDNRIGPKFLHAGPGYGGSCFPKDTLALLQTADEAGIDQRIVRTTVQVNDDRKAAMVERVQRAVGGSLSGKRIGVLGLAFKPNTDDMRDAPSIPLVNALVERGAQVRAFDPVARGQAEKIFTGIEFTKDAYSAAEGADAVVIVTEWDEFRALNLEKLAAPMAGKVLVDLRNVYSRDEAAEAGLAYHGVGRGRAE, from the coding sequence ATGCGCATCGCGATGATCGGCACTGGCTACGTGGGGCTCGTCTCCGGCGCCTGCTTCGCCGATTTCGGCCACGAAGTTTGCTGCATCGACAAGGATGCGGGTAAGATCGACGGGCTCAACCAAGGCAAGATGCCGATCTGGGAGCCGGGCCTTGAAGCGCTGGTCAAAGCCAATGCCGAGCGTGGCCGCCTGACCTTCACAAAGGATCTGACAGAAGGTGTAAAAGGCGCGGAGGCCGTGTTCATTGCCGTCGGCACGCCGGCTCGGCGCGGTGACGGCCATGCCGACCTGACATTCGTCTTCCAGGCGGTGCGCGAGCTTGCGAAGGTCATCAAGCCGGGGACGGTGGTCGTGACCAAGTCAACGGTGCCTGTCGGCACGGGCGACAAGATTGAAGCGATTTTGCGTGAGGAGGGCGTCACCGACGTCTCCGTCGCGTCTAATCCGGAATTCCTTCGCGAAGGGGCGGCGATCGCCGACTTCAAGCATCCTGATCGCATCGTCGTTGGTGCCGAGGACGATCGGGCACAGGAAGTTCTCAGGGAAATCTACCGGCCGCTGTTCCTCAACCGCGCGCCGATTCTGTTCACCGGCCGCCGCACGGCCGAACTCACCAAATATGCGGCGAACGCCTTCCTGGCGGTCAAGATCAGCTTCATCAACGAGGTCGCAGACTTGTGCGAGGCGGTGGACGCCGACGTCCAGGACGTCGCGCGCGGCATCGGTCTCGACAACCGCATCGGGCCGAAGTTCCTGCATGCCGGCCCTGGCTATGGCGGAAGCTGCTTCCCGAAGGACACGCTCGCGCTGCTCCAGACCGCCGACGAAGCCGGCATCGACCAGCGCATCGTGCGAACCACCGTGCAGGTGAATGACGACCGCAAGGCGGCGATGGTCGAGCGAGTCCAACGCGCCGTTGGCGGAAGCCTCAGCGGCAAGCGCATCGGCGTGCTCGGCCTCGCGTTCAAGCCGAACACCGATGACATGCGCGACGCCCCGTCGATCCCGCTCGTCAACGCGCTTGTCGAGCGTGGGGCGCAGGTGCGAGCCTTCGACCCCGTCGCGCGCGGGCAGGCCGAGAAGATCTTCACGGGTATCGAGTTCACCAAGGACGCATATTCGGCTGCTGAAGGCGCGGATGCCGTAGTCATCGTCACCGAGTGGGACGAGTTCCGTGCGCTCAACCTCGAAAAGCTCGCAGCGCCAATGGCCGGCAAGGTGTTGGTCGACTTGCGCAACGTCTACAGCCGCGACGAAGCAGCCGAAGCGGGCCTGGCCTATCATGGCGTGGGGCGCGGCCGCGCTGAATGA